One window of the Streptomyces sp. NBC_00259 genome contains the following:
- a CDS encoding ABC transporter permease subunit gives MSGRPGVRSALLALARGGGLTILWRAALTAALVCGIGLLPWLSRTDPALTVLKARSAERDPTPGALRAVRRELGLEDGPLRLLGGWLGGLLHGDAGRSWVSGSEVLPSTAQALGVSLLLMAGALTVAVCTAVAVCARTLWLGSRRRLGGQVPGGAASGVLAALPEFLVASMLASVIGVQLGWLPALGWYGPQWMILPSLALGLPSGAVLGRMLDDLLPAAFAEPWAMAAAARGLQPNSVARKVLRGCVPGLLPSLGLFTVGLTGGAVAVEQIFDIPGLGRLILRAALAQDLPVLQTGTLALVLLAAAAGALARVAAHVLIGPALRDGALHALKPPVPRARGILPLLYGALLLAVIGYGLPRDPLALNTGARLQAPSWSHPFGTDALGRDLLARVAHGALSTLGIALAVSAAALVMGVLLGLVPRFSGPVVDTVNAVPPVLAGLLVTGAAGSGPWTPTIAVAVVAWSPLATHTSAILRQERATTHLTATRALGAGEWYLLTHELLPAVVSPVVRHALVRLPGNALSLAALGFLGLAAQPPSPEWGLLLAENQPTAERAPWAVLAPAAVLALLGALAVTAGGMRLPRLRKRSGARPGAPAEQVPPTPESAGADTRLYPAPASPISRAETR, from the coding sequence ATGTCCGGCCGTCCCGGCGTCCGCTCCGCCCTGCTCGCTCTCGCGCGGGGCGGTGGCCTCACGATCTTGTGGCGAGCCGCGCTCACCGCCGCCCTGGTGTGCGGGATCGGCCTACTGCCATGGCTGTCGCGCACCGACCCCGCGCTGACCGTGCTCAAGGCACGGTCAGCGGAGCGCGATCCAACTCCTGGGGCACTGCGGGCCGTACGACGCGAACTCGGCCTGGAAGACGGTCCGCTGCGGCTGCTCGGTGGCTGGCTCGGCGGGCTTCTGCACGGGGATGCGGGCCGGTCCTGGGTCTCCGGCAGCGAGGTGCTGCCGTCCACCGCGCAGGCCCTCGGAGTCTCTCTGCTGCTGATGGCCGGGGCCCTCACCGTGGCGGTATGCACGGCCGTGGCCGTCTGCGCCCGCACTCTGTGGCTGGGCTCGCGGCGTCGGCTCGGCGGACAGGTGCCGGGCGGCGCGGCATCAGGGGTTCTGGCCGCGCTTCCCGAGTTCCTGGTCGCCTCCATGCTGGCCTCGGTCATCGGCGTACAACTGGGCTGGCTGCCCGCCCTCGGCTGGTACGGGCCGCAGTGGATGATCCTGCCTTCCCTCGCCCTTGGCCTGCCCTCCGGCGCGGTTCTTGGGCGAATGCTGGACGACCTCTTGCCTGCCGCGTTCGCCGAGCCGTGGGCGATGGCCGCCGCCGCCCGCGGCCTGCAGCCCAACTCCGTGGCCCGCAAGGTGCTGCGGGGCTGCGTGCCCGGGCTGCTGCCCAGCCTGGGCTTGTTCACGGTCGGCTTGACCGGCGGAGCCGTCGCTGTGGAGCAGATCTTCGACATCCCCGGCCTCGGCCGACTCATCCTGCGCGCCGCCCTCGCACAGGACCTGCCCGTGCTCCAAACCGGCACACTTGCCCTCGTCCTGCTCGCGGCAGCCGCGGGCGCCCTGGCGCGGGTCGCTGCCCACGTGCTGATCGGGCCGGCCCTGCGCGACGGCGCCCTGCACGCCCTGAAGCCGCCCGTCCCCCGCGCGCGCGGCATCCTGCCCTTGCTGTACGGGGCGCTGCTTCTGGCCGTCATCGGCTACGGCCTGCCACGCGACCCGCTCGCGCTGAACACCGGCGCCCGCCTCCAGGCCCCTTCCTGGTCGCACCCGTTCGGCACCGACGCCCTCGGCCGTGACCTCCTGGCCCGCGTCGCCCACGGCGCACTGAGCACCCTCGGCATTGCCCTCGCGGTGAGCGCCGCCGCCCTGGTCATGGGGGTGCTGTTGGGCCTGGTACCACGGTTCTCCGGCCCGGTGGTGGACACAGTCAACGCCGTACCGCCTGTCCTGGCGGGCCTCCTCGTCACCGGTGCCGCCGGCAGCGGACCGTGGACCCCTACGATCGCGGTGGCCGTCGTCGCCTGGTCCCCGTTGGCCACTCACACATCTGCCATCCTCCGGCAAGAACGCGCCACTACCCACCTGACCGCCACCCGCGCTCTGGGGGCCGGAGAGTGGTACCTGCTGACCCACGAACTGCTGCCGGCCGTCGTGTCACCGGTTGTCCGTCACGCCCTGGTCCGACTGCCCGGCAACGCCCTGTCCCTGGCCGCCCTCGGCTTCCTGGGCCTGGCTGCCCAGCCGCCCTCCCCCGAGTGGGGTCTGCTCCTCGCCGAGAACCAGCCGACCGCCGAGCGTGCCCCCTGGGCAGTCCTCGCCCCGGCCGCCGTCCTCGCCCTGCTCGGCGCGCTCGCCGTGACGGCGGGCGGCATGCGTCTGCCCCGGCTGCGGAAGCGGTCCGGGGCTCGCCCCGGTGCACCCGCCGAGCAAGTCCCGCCTACGCCGGAGTCGGCGGGCGCGGACACACGCCTGTACCCCGCCCCTGCCTCACCGATCTCCCGGGCAGAAACCCGATGA
- a CDS encoding histidine kinase yields the protein MDRTENIVVFRFTEQASAYQALSELQRLGSSTVEVRGAMLVERQEDGTVRIPEGVDTRAGEGTLVGGLVGSVVGLLGGPLGVVLGWGTGALVGGGADWRRATESSGLVALVADEVSAGSTVLVAEVAERDTAAIDVFAMRFGAVLERRPAERVRAEVKAVREAESAAERHAAKARREQKKVQLEATMEARGKALKQRFQRPAA from the coding sequence ATGGACAGGACCGAGAACATCGTCGTCTTCCGCTTCACCGAGCAGGCCTCCGCCTACCAGGCGCTCAGTGAGCTGCAGCGGCTTGGCAGCTCGACCGTGGAGGTCCGGGGCGCGATGCTCGTCGAGCGCCAGGAGGACGGGACGGTGCGGATTCCGGAGGGCGTGGACACCAGGGCGGGAGAGGGCACCCTGGTCGGCGGGCTGGTCGGTTCGGTGGTGGGCCTGCTGGGCGGACCGCTTGGCGTGGTGCTGGGCTGGGGCACCGGCGCCCTGGTGGGCGGCGGCGCCGACTGGCGGCGGGCGACGGAGAGTTCCGGCTTGGTGGCCCTGGTGGCCGACGAGGTCAGCGCTGGCAGCACGGTGCTGGTTGCCGAGGTCGCCGAGCGCGACACGGCAGCGATCGACGTGTTCGCCATGCGATTCGGTGCGGTGCTTGAGCGCAGGCCGGCGGAGCGGGTGCGAGCCGAGGTCAAAGCGGTCCGCGAGGCGGAGTCGGCGGCGGAACGCCATGCCGCCAAGGCACGCCGGGAGCAGAAGAAGGTCCAGTTGGAAGCGACGATGGAGGCGCGCGGGAAGGCGCTCAAGCAGCGGTTCCAACGCCCCGCCGCCTGA
- a CDS encoding MDR family MFS transporter — MTGLLSRVLTRRPVDTTKSRTPKSPRERTWKYLSPLLRLLILTQLAFNIGFYAVLPFLAEHLGTAIGMAGWLVGFVLGLRTFSQQGLFVVGGWLADRYGVRPVVLAGCALRIAGFAWLGYAEQTWAVIGAVLAIGFAAALFSPAVESEVARQAVVWEQEGHGARTRVLALFSAAGQAGAFVGPLLGGLLLAVDFRTACLAGAAVFVLVLAGHAWLLPQHIPGRIRTRQRGGVRGLLRNRRCLALCCAYGSYLLAYNQLYLILPDEVQRAAGSQAPLPWLFALSSLLVVFAQLPVTRWAGDRLDLRRSMATGLLLVAAGSAVVAAARPADWTGITGLLPAAGYVVLLTLGQMLVVPAARAWVPDLADDGRIGLYTGALSSVSGLIVLIGSSAIGSLLDLGLPAAVPWLVLAAVPALTVALLPHRPERAERAEEADPA, encoded by the coding sequence ATGACGGGCCTCCTTTCCCGTGTCCTGACCCGCCGACCCGTCGACACGACGAAATCGCGGACACCGAAGTCCCCACGCGAGCGGACCTGGAAGTACCTGTCACCGCTGCTGCGGCTGCTGATCCTGACGCAGCTCGCCTTCAACATCGGCTTCTACGCCGTCCTGCCGTTCCTCGCCGAGCACCTCGGCACCGCGATCGGTATGGCGGGCTGGCTGGTCGGGTTCGTCCTCGGCCTGCGCACCTTCAGCCAGCAGGGCCTCTTCGTCGTCGGCGGCTGGCTCGCGGACCGCTACGGGGTACGCCCGGTCGTCCTGGCCGGCTGCGCGCTGCGGATCGCCGGGTTCGCCTGGCTGGGATATGCGGAGCAGACGTGGGCGGTGATCGGCGCGGTGCTGGCCATCGGCTTCGCCGCAGCGCTGTTCTCCCCGGCGGTGGAGTCCGAAGTGGCCCGGCAAGCAGTGGTCTGGGAGCAAGAAGGCCACGGCGCCAGGACCCGCGTCCTGGCCCTGTTCTCCGCAGCGGGCCAGGCCGGCGCGTTCGTCGGCCCGCTGCTCGGCGGCCTGCTGCTCGCCGTGGACTTCCGCACCGCCTGCCTCGCCGGGGCAGCGGTCTTCGTCCTCGTGCTGGCCGGGCACGCGTGGCTGTTGCCGCAGCACATCCCCGGCCGGATCCGCACCAGGCAGCGGGGCGGGGTCCGCGGGCTGCTGCGCAACCGCCGCTGCCTCGCCCTGTGCTGCGCATACGGCAGCTACCTGCTCGCCTACAACCAGCTCTACCTGATCCTGCCGGACGAGGTGCAGCGCGCGGCGGGCTCCCAGGCGCCCCTGCCTTGGCTGTTCGCGCTGTCGTCCCTGCTGGTCGTCTTCGCCCAACTCCCGGTCACTCGCTGGGCGGGCGACCGGCTCGATCTTCGCCGTTCCATGGCTACGGGGCTGCTGCTCGTCGCGGCCGGTTCGGCGGTCGTCGCTGCCGCGCGCCCTGCCGACTGGACGGGCATCACCGGGCTCCTGCCCGCCGCCGGTTACGTCGTGCTGCTCACTCTGGGGCAGATGCTGGTCGTCCCGGCCGCCCGCGCCTGGGTGCCCGACCTCGCCGATGACGGCCGCATCGGCCTGTACACCGGCGCGCTGTCCTCGGTCTCCGGCCTGATCGTCCTCATCGGCAGCTCAGCCATCGGGTCGCTGCTCGACCTGGGCCTCCCGGCCGCCGTACCCTGGCTGGTCCTCGCCGCCGTACCCGCCCTGACGGTGGCCCTGCTGCCCCACCGCCCGGAAAGGGCCGAGCGGGCGGAAGAAGCGGACCCGGCATGA
- a CDS encoding fumarylacetoacetate hydrolase family protein, whose amino-acid sequence MRTANFNGRLVLVLDNGVVDVEKASDGLFSSDPQAVFDRWAEFRHWARSAAATGHQRTPLEERQLGAPVPRPRQVFAVALNYADHVTESATAVPERPAVFTKYPTSLTGPYDTIALPSALVDWEVELVAVIGREAYQVAVPDAWHHVAGLTLGQDLSERGVQLQGPAPQFSLGKSFPGFSPTGPVLVTPDEFDAPDDLALGCSVDGETMQDSRTSQMIFSVSQQIAWISAICPLLPGDLVFTGTPAGVGGARNPRRFLAPGEELRSWIEGIGELRNPLIAGPSYPEGPQAA is encoded by the coding sequence GTGCGCACAGCCAATTTCAACGGCCGTCTGGTGCTCGTCCTCGACAACGGTGTGGTGGACGTCGAGAAGGCCAGCGACGGGCTGTTCTCCTCGGACCCGCAAGCAGTCTTCGACCGCTGGGCCGAGTTCCGCCACTGGGCCCGGTCCGCGGCCGCGACCGGCCACCAGCGGACGCCTTTGGAGGAGCGGCAGTTGGGCGCGCCGGTTCCGCGTCCGCGGCAGGTCTTCGCCGTTGCCTTGAACTACGCCGACCACGTAACGGAGTCGGCGACCGCCGTACCGGAGCGTCCCGCTGTCTTCACCAAGTACCCCACGTCCCTGACCGGGCCCTACGACACGATCGCGCTGCCGAGTGCCCTGGTGGACTGGGAGGTCGAGCTTGTAGCGGTGATCGGTCGCGAGGCGTACCAGGTCGCCGTCCCGGACGCGTGGCATCACGTGGCCGGTCTCACGCTCGGCCAGGACCTCTCGGAGCGCGGCGTCCAGTTGCAGGGGCCGGCGCCCCAGTTCTCGCTGGGCAAGTCGTTCCCCGGCTTCAGCCCGACCGGGCCGGTGCTGGTCACCCCGGACGAGTTCGACGCCCCCGACGACCTCGCACTCGGCTGCTCGGTGGACGGCGAGACCATGCAGGACTCGCGCACCTCCCAGATGATTTTCTCGGTTTCCCAGCAGATCGCCTGGATCTCCGCGATCTGCCCGCTGCTGCCCGGCGACCTGGTCTTCACCGGCACACCGGCCGGCGTGGGCGGAGCCCGGAATCCGCGCCGCTTTCTCGCCCCTGGTGAGGAACTGCGCAGCTGGATCGAAGGCATCGGCGAACTGCGCAATCCGCTGATTGCCGGCCCCAGCTATCCCGAAGGCCCGCAGGCCGCCTGA
- a CDS encoding RNA polymerase sigma factor SigF, whose amino-acid sequence MAATSAPITDTERADAAELRTPGASAAATVGLPWVEDAGKIAPKDARALSKLFLDELQVLEEGTPESQYARNTLIEMNLSLVQFAARRFRNRGSGDMEDIIQVGTIGLIKAIDRFDLSREVEFTTFAVPYIVGEIKRFFRDASWAVHVPRRLQELRVDLAQAKEQLATRLDRDPTVKELADHLRLSEDEVIEGMVAANGYTAGSLDMPGDSDDSYSTTRSYTDVIGEADPAIELLEDLHTLAPLIDQLDDRDRRIIEMRFGQEMTQSQIGAELDISQMHVSRLLCRALTQLRTGMSA is encoded by the coding sequence ATGGCAGCGACGTCTGCGCCGATCACCGATACCGAGCGGGCCGATGCAGCAGAGCTGCGTACGCCGGGTGCATCGGCCGCAGCCACCGTCGGCCTGCCCTGGGTCGAGGACGCGGGCAAGATCGCGCCCAAGGATGCCCGGGCTCTGTCCAAGCTGTTCCTCGACGAGCTTCAGGTGCTGGAAGAGGGCACGCCCGAGTCCCAGTACGCCCGCAACACCCTCATCGAGATGAATCTCTCCCTGGTCCAGTTCGCGGCCCGTCGCTTCCGCAACCGCGGCAGCGGCGACATGGAGGACATCATCCAGGTCGGCACCATCGGCCTGATCAAGGCCATCGACCGCTTCGACCTCTCCCGCGAAGTGGAGTTCACGACCTTCGCCGTGCCGTACATCGTCGGTGAGATCAAACGCTTCTTCCGTGACGCCAGCTGGGCCGTCCACGTGCCCCGCCGCCTCCAGGAACTGCGTGTCGACCTGGCCCAGGCCAAGGAGCAGCTCGCCACTCGCCTGGACCGCGACCCGACCGTCAAGGAACTCGCCGATCACCTGCGGCTGAGCGAGGACGAGGTCATCGAAGGCATGGTCGCCGCCAACGGCTACACCGCCGGCTCGCTGGACATGCCCGGCGACAGCGACGACTCGTACAGCACCACTCGCTCCTACACCGACGTCATCGGAGAAGCAGACCCGGCCATCGAGCTGCTGGAAGACCTGCACACGCTGGCCCCGCTCATCGACCAGCTCGACGACCGGGACCGACGCATCATTGAAATGCGCTTCGGCCAGGAGATGACCCAGTCCCAGATCGGCGCCGAACTCGACATCTCCCAGATGCACGTCTCACGCCTGCTGTGCCGCGCGCTCACCCAGCTACGCACCGGCATGTCCGCCTGA
- a CDS encoding DUF6411 family protein has product MMVVGIIAVCIVLAVLAFFVPRLSRHPERGTQRTLGAGSRAGAKAPGILGRIFSKPFRSSSKAVGRSGSAGRRARGRMPL; this is encoded by the coding sequence ATGATGGTTGTTGGGATCATTGCTGTCTGTATCGTCCTCGCCGTTCTCGCCTTCTTCGTACCTCGTCTGTCCCGGCACCCCGAACGTGGCACCCAGCGCACCCTGGGAGCCGGATCACGCGCTGGGGCCAAGGCCCCCGGCATCCTGGGACGGATCTTCAGCAAGCCCTTCCGCAGCAGCTCCAAGGCCGTGGGCCGTAGCGGTTCCGCGGGTCGTCGTGCCCGAGGTCGCATGCCGTTGTGA
- a CDS encoding VOC family protein gives MALHRVAHITIGVPNVAATSAYYADFGLTDLGDGRFATADGGEQLKIIHAARRRLEELTLSADDPDDLSRIASALNRLEKPFVRDSHRLRAVDPGTEVTVTVEVQPRIVQSPAAPVPYNGPGRVERAGMRAPGVLREGPVRVRRLGHVVLGSTDQKASQRFFTEGLGFKVSDLVPGAAFLRCSTDHHNVLVQKAPISFLHHTSWQVDDVDEVGRGATRMLEGHPERHVWGLGRHHLGANFFWYLKDPAGNFSEYYSDMDCIVDDQLWTPETWEGASALYSWGPPVPPSFIRPDDLAAMMTGAHGGS, from the coding sequence ATGGCCCTGCACCGCGTGGCACACATCACGATCGGCGTTCCCAATGTGGCCGCCACCTCCGCCTACTACGCCGATTTCGGGCTGACCGACCTCGGCGACGGCCGTTTTGCCACTGCTGACGGTGGCGAACAGCTCAAGATCATTCACGCGGCACGACGCCGCCTGGAGGAGCTCACCCTGAGCGCCGACGACCCCGACGACCTGAGTCGGATCGCCTCCGCACTGAACCGGCTGGAGAAGCCGTTCGTCCGGGACTCCCACCGCCTGCGCGCGGTCGACCCGGGCACCGAAGTGACGGTGACCGTGGAGGTGCAGCCGCGCATCGTGCAGTCCCCGGCCGCCCCGGTGCCCTACAACGGCCCCGGGCGGGTCGAGCGGGCAGGCATGCGTGCCCCCGGTGTACTGCGTGAGGGGCCGGTGCGCGTCCGTCGCCTGGGACACGTCGTCCTGGGCTCCACCGACCAGAAGGCTTCCCAGCGCTTCTTCACCGAAGGGCTCGGCTTCAAGGTCAGCGACCTGGTACCGGGCGCGGCGTTCCTGCGCTGCTCCACCGACCACCACAACGTCCTCGTCCAGAAGGCCCCCATCTCCTTCCTCCACCACACCTCCTGGCAGGTGGACGACGTGGATGAGGTCGGACGCGGCGCCACCCGGATGCTGGAAGGCCACCCCGAGCGCCATGTGTGGGGTCTGGGCCGTCATCACCTGGGGGCGAACTTCTTCTGGTACCTCAAGGATCCGGCCGGCAACTTCTCCGAGTACTACTCCGACATGGACTGCATCGTGGACGACCAGCTGTGGACCCCCGAGACATGGGAGGGTGCCAGCGCCCTGTACAGCTGGGGCCCGCCCGTGCCGCCGTCCTTCATCCGCCCCGACGACCTCGCCGCAATGATGACCGGCGCGCACGGCGGCAGCTGA
- a CDS encoding ABC transporter substrate-binding protein: MAGLLLTPLLSGCFASGGASLSSDSSGPAEGGRLRVALAFTPTQNFSPYGGDALHLSRLGVAEGLTQLDADGTAVPALAESWNSEKDGKSWLFTLRRAKFQDDTEVTAKAVASALTHAAAAEPAPAALSGVKVTAQAVGEDQVRVGTGEADPVLPLRLSNPSLAVFSPKAYGKKGAVNPVGTATGPFELTKITGDTAATLDRFHDYWGGRAQASGVDARFIADGTARANALRTGQTDIAEAIPVAQIASMDKDTVHETNTPRNVSLHLNTKSGVFTDGGLRAAAHKAIDTSVIAKDVYEGYAEPGQGIYGRALTWAAGKHVEATGRATATDPDGESITIATYSSRPELAEVAQVLQQQLQKAGFGVKLEVRDYARLEGDLLAGKFDAAVAARNMMLDTGDPVSILTSDFTCDGTYNLSLLCDKNVDKAAAEAQALSGSAKRQDAAMKAEAAILRTDAVIPLAHLKVVTGIGTSVKGALLDPYERKIIGTGTRR, encoded by the coding sequence GTGGCCGGCCTGCTGCTCACCCCGCTGCTCTCCGGCTGCTTCGCCTCCGGCGGCGCCTCGCTGTCCTCGGATTCGTCAGGCCCGGCCGAGGGCGGACGCCTGCGTGTGGCGCTGGCCTTCACGCCGACACAGAACTTCTCCCCGTACGGCGGCGACGCCCTCCACCTGTCCCGGCTGGGTGTTGCCGAGGGGCTGACCCAACTGGACGCCGACGGCACTGCGGTCCCCGCGCTCGCCGAGTCATGGAACAGCGAGAAGGACGGCAAGAGTTGGCTGTTCACGCTGCGGCGAGCCAAGTTCCAGGACGACACCGAGGTCACCGCGAAGGCCGTCGCCTCCGCTCTCACCCACGCCGCCGCGGCCGAGCCGGCGCCCGCCGCTCTGTCAGGCGTGAAGGTGACCGCCCAGGCGGTGGGCGAGGACCAGGTCCGGGTCGGCACCGGCGAGGCCGACCCGGTGCTGCCGCTGCGTCTGTCGAACCCGAGCCTGGCGGTGTTCTCCCCGAAGGCGTACGGGAAGAAGGGCGCCGTGAACCCAGTGGGCACCGCCACAGGCCCCTTCGAACTCACCAAGATCACCGGCGATACGGCAGCCACCCTGGACCGCTTCCACGACTACTGGGGCGGCCGCGCCCAAGCCTCCGGCGTCGACGCGAGGTTCATCGCTGACGGCACCGCTCGTGCCAATGCCCTGCGCACCGGCCAGACGGACATCGCCGAGGCGATCCCCGTCGCGCAAATCGCCTCCATGGACAAGGACACCGTCCACGAGACGAACACGCCCCGTAACGTCAGCCTGCACCTCAACACCAAGTCCGGCGTGTTCACCGACGGCGGCCTCCGGGCCGCCGCACACAAGGCGATCGACACGTCCGTCATCGCCAAGGACGTGTACGAGGGGTACGCCGAACCCGGCCAGGGCATCTACGGCCGCGCCCTGACCTGGGCGGCCGGCAAGCACGTCGAGGCGACCGGTCGGGCGACGGCCACCGATCCCGACGGCGAGAGCATCACCATCGCCACCTACAGCAGCCGTCCCGAGCTGGCCGAGGTGGCGCAGGTGCTGCAACAGCAGCTTCAGAAGGCCGGGTTCGGGGTGAAACTGGAGGTGCGCGACTACGCACGCCTGGAAGGCGACCTGCTGGCCGGGAAGTTCGACGCCGCCGTCGCAGCCCGCAACATGATGCTCGACACCGGCGATCCCGTCTCCATCCTTACCAGCGACTTCACCTGTGACGGCACGTACAACCTGTCGCTGCTGTGCGACAAGAACGTCGACAAGGCCGCCGCCGAGGCCCAGGCCCTCTCCGGCAGCGCCAAGCGGCAGGACGCCGCCATGAAGGCAGAGGCGGCGATCCTCCGTACCGACGCGGTGATCCCCCTCGCCCACCTGAAGGTCGTCACCGGCATAGGTACGTCGGTGAAGGGCGCGCTGCTCGACCCGTACGAGCGGAAGATCATCGGAACAGGAACCCGGCGCTGA
- a CDS encoding GNAT family N-acetyltransferase, which yields MPTYRIRAATTDDIDGARAVMLDTVYRDFGTGYVPRWHGDIIDPECFYLAPPRHTLLVAIDERDGAVAATAALDARGPAHPPNPRWLAERYPSGETAQLRRVYVRTEHRRRGLARRLVAELLEFAQADGGYRSVYLHAYPDSPGAMDLWRSLGKVVCDERDGVLGGGTGIVHFEIPTA from the coding sequence ATGCCCACTTATCGCATCAGAGCCGCGACCACAGACGACATCGACGGGGCTCGGGCCGTGATGCTCGACACCGTCTACCGGGACTTCGGTACCGGGTATGTGCCCCGCTGGCACGGCGACATCATCGATCCGGAGTGCTTCTACCTGGCCCCGCCCCGGCACACGCTGCTGGTGGCGATAGATGAGCGGGACGGGGCGGTGGCTGCAACGGCCGCGCTGGACGCGCGTGGTCCTGCCCATCCACCGAACCCCCGCTGGCTGGCGGAGCGTTACCCGTCGGGCGAGACCGCGCAGCTGCGGCGGGTGTACGTACGGACCGAGCACCGACGGCGCGGGCTGGCCCGGCGGCTGGTGGCCGAACTGCTGGAATTCGCGCAGGCCGACGGCGGCTACCGGTCGGTCTACCTGCACGCGTATCCGGACTCGCCCGGCGCGATGGACCTGTGGCGGTCGCTGGGGAAGGTGGTGTGCGACGAGCGTGACGGGGTGCTCGGCGGGGGTACCGGGATCGTCCACTTCGAGATCCCGACGGCTTGA
- a CDS encoding phospholipase D-like domain-containing protein — MTGTQEPSELTQQDPEAPDASYLEARVVQARVVRIRRRLERLIGIAATEGNSLVPLRNGDEIFGAMLAGIRRAECTVDMMTFVYWKGDIARQFAQTLAERARAGVRVRLLLDGFGSRLIETEQLDAMERAGVEVAWFRKPLYLSPLKQNHRCHRKVLVIDEETAFTGGVGIAKEWCGDARDESEWRDTHVEVRGPAVDGIAAAFAQNWAECHDELFDERDRFIEHRPQGDVVVQVVRGSAGFGWQDMQTLIRVMLESAEERFRLTTAYFSPDTYFVELLCATVRRGVEVEILLPGPHTDKRVSLLAGQHHYEKLTACGVKIYQYQPTMMHTKVITVDHVAALIGSTNFNRRSLDHDEEVMLAVLDQDFTATLDEDFETDRAASELIREGRWKRRSVLQRAREVAVQPIRRFL, encoded by the coding sequence ATGACCGGTACGCAAGAACCTTCCGAGCTGACCCAGCAGGACCCCGAAGCACCGGACGCGTCGTACCTTGAGGCCCGCGTCGTGCAGGCCCGCGTGGTGCGGATACGGCGGCGTCTGGAGCGGCTGATAGGGATCGCGGCGACGGAGGGCAACAGTCTCGTTCCCTTGCGCAACGGGGATGAGATCTTCGGCGCGATGCTGGCCGGGATCCGCCGCGCCGAGTGCACCGTGGACATGATGACGTTCGTGTACTGGAAGGGTGACATAGCCCGCCAGTTCGCCCAGACACTCGCGGAGCGAGCCCGTGCCGGTGTGCGGGTGCGGCTGCTCTTGGACGGGTTCGGCAGCCGGCTGATCGAGACCGAGCAGCTGGATGCGATGGAGCGTGCCGGGGTCGAGGTGGCGTGGTTCCGCAAGCCGCTGTATCTCTCTCCCCTCAAACAGAACCACCGGTGCCACCGCAAGGTCCTGGTCATCGACGAGGAGACCGCGTTCACCGGCGGGGTGGGGATCGCCAAGGAGTGGTGCGGCGATGCGCGCGACGAGAGCGAGTGGCGCGACACGCACGTCGAGGTCCGCGGGCCGGCGGTGGACGGGATCGCTGCCGCGTTCGCGCAGAACTGGGCCGAGTGCCACGACGAACTCTTCGACGAGCGGGACCGGTTCATCGAGCACCGCCCGCAGGGCGATGTCGTCGTGCAGGTGGTCCGCGGCTCGGCCGGCTTCGGCTGGCAGGACATGCAGACCTTGATCCGCGTGATGCTGGAATCCGCCGAGGAACGCTTCCGGCTGACCACCGCCTACTTCTCGCCGGACACGTACTTCGTCGAGCTGCTGTGTGCCACCGTGCGGCGCGGCGTCGAGGTGGAGATCCTGCTACCGGGGCCGCATACCGACAAGCGGGTCTCCTTGCTGGCCGGCCAGCACCACTACGAGAAGCTCACCGCGTGCGGAGTGAAGATCTACCAGTACCAGCCCACGATGATGCACACCAAGGTCATCACGGTCGACCACGTCGCCGCTCTCATCGGCTCGACCAACTTCAACCGCCGCTCCCTCGACCATGACGAGGAGGTGATGCTCGCGGTGCTGGACCAGGATTTCACCGCAACACTGGATGAGGACTTCGAGACGGACAGGGCGGCCAGCGAACTGATCCGGGAGGGCCGATGGAAGAGACGCTCTGTCCTGCAGCGGGCCCGGGAAGTCGCCGTCCAGCCCATCCGCCGTTTCCTGTAG